From the genome of Plectropomus leopardus isolate mb chromosome 4, YSFRI_Pleo_2.0, whole genome shotgun sequence:
aaataattgtaattttttaggTTTGGGAATAGGCTGTTTCCACGGTTGAAGACACATTTAGATTCATGATGGGTTTAGTACTCACCTACCTTACCATTGGGACATGTGAATGTATCCCAGACTGTAACGATGATCCTAAAAGACAAGCATGGAGACATCTGTATTCTAAGGctatgaaaatgtgattaagtgtttaaaatgtgtttttaaaaagacacacagaaaaatgttgctgtaGTGACCTGCATTTTTAGACATAGTGTGTCTGATCATTTAATGATTGTTTACCAGGCCAGAGAGTAGAATATTCCCAGCAGTGCCCCAGCCGCTCTGAAAGGTGTGGACAGACAGGCAAAGAACGGGAAATAGACCAGGCCCACCTCTAATGCTCCAACCAGATACACTATAGCTGCGGAGAACAATCAGCAAACATTGTGTTTATATCTTAGatctgcagtggaaacaggTCTGAATTTAGAGCTTGGGTAACAGTAACACACAGTGGCAGTACCTCTGGCCCAGGATGGGACAGTGAAGGGGATGTAACGttcagagaaaagcagcaggaCGCTGGAGGAGACGGCACCAAACGCAAACCCATAGGACCAACGGTTACTGAGGCTGCCTATGGTGTCCAAAGGCCTGGGACACAGTAAAATCATTGAGACAGAGAAGACATGCTGCtgatgcagctgttttcagtcgCCTGATCAAAAGAGTATACGCAGATGTCCCATAATTAAAACTGTTGACAACCTCTGAATTTTAGATATTTAAGGAGCCTTTACTTGTGATATTAAAACAGATAGATACTGGTGttgcttttaattttgacattcatagttattattatgttgACTTACACCACAATTGCAAAACGTCCCCCAAGGAAGGGCAGTCTGTGGTCGATGGCCAATCTCTTGACTCTCCTCTGGAGGAATGAGAGCACCACTGAGATCAACACCTGCAGGACAAATAATCAGTAAATTATTCACAAAGAAACACGACTTACAGAAGAAATGCTCTATTTGCGTCAGGGTTGCATAGAgttgtaaatttttaaaaaatgaatttttttaatttgagatttGTAATGTCATATATATCAGAGCAAGTTTCTGTAATACAGATATATGCTTTTTACAAGACATTTGggagattttttctttctatttacaGCAGCTATATGGACtatttttaaagccattttagATAAAAGAAAATAGCTATTATAATAGATAACAGCTTAAAAGTCAGTGcatcattttggaaaaaacatgatagtagccgagagaaaaaaaaatcattatcatcataataGAACATCAAAGAGCCTACATCCTATTTTGTATCAAATTGTTTTCAAATTCCATGACATAAGTAAGGTAGGAATTTGGCATAAACAGCATCACTAATCTTGTAactattttattacattatgcTGGAGTCACATTCACAATCTTCTATGTTTAAATCCATGCTGTAGTGGTTTGGGCTGCTCGAATTGCAAGGATTCCCCTCAATGCCAAATGAATGTGGTCTTcaatattttgaattgaatACTACTCAATCAAAGGAACATTTACTCCAGGGTATTTTGAAGGTATTTTGAAATCTGAAAGATCTGAGGCTTTAGAGAAAACGTGGGATTGGAATTCGCCTCTGATGGTAAACTTACTGCAGGTATGAGTGAAAGGTGCAGGAAGAGGTCCATAGAGATTCCACTTTTACAGTCTTCAATTTTAAAGACTCTGGAAAAACAGATCTTAACTTTAGGGAAAACAACGTGAAACTAAACAGATAAACAAGGTCAGAAAAAATTGTTAATAGTTCATAATATGAATTCACACAGCATAAATAAGCCGAGGTTCAGGTTTTCTGTTGTACTATTTTGATTCAATTAAGCAAGAAACAGGCTGTTAATCTTAAACTAAGCATAACACCATGATGACGAACAACTGATAGTCACAGAGTAAAGAGCGGTGTATTGTCAAATTAGCAGCAGTATCTGCAGTCTGTACTTACCCATATTCCTCTTGGGTTCTTATCATCATTGATAAATCCATGTACCGAAGTCTGAAAAGTTGTGTTCCTGCTCTGCTGTCAACCTAAAGGAAGTGACTGGATTATGACCACTTCTCCATTTCCTGGTTTCAATCATGTGACTCacacattgacctttgacctccagatTCAAcactttatttctctctctctcttttttttaagtcctcGCTCCCggtgtgtttctctgtgcttCTGCATTTGCTCATACTCTCTCTATTTGTCTTaatcgcacacacacaaacacaaacttgaaCATTATTGACCACTGTGTTACTCAGTAGACAGTGTAAACATTTGTCTCTCCAACCGAGATAACCAACCGATCATTCACCTCCTGCCTTTACTTTACAAAGGAGTGCTTATAAGATTATCTTTCCTAAATCAATTTCCTTTCTTGTGTTCCCGTTTACTGTTTCATCTCCACAGCATAAACACGATCCAGACTTATATTATGCCTGTTATTGTATTTATACATTATTGATTAAAGACGTGAAAGAGAAtatcagacagttttttttagtgcTGATAGGCGTTTATTACTCATTGCgatgacacaaacattcaggaCATGTCATTCTACCGATCCATGATGAGTCAGATCGGAATCAGATCGGATCGGGTCAGAATCAGATCCTGATCCTTAGCGGTGACTTCATCCTCTGTGCAGCTCAGCAGCTCTCCTCTTTGGCAATCAAAATGTCCATCTTGGTTGTTCTGCAGAGAGGATCACAACATGACAAGACTGCGATTCATTCTGTTTAGCTGAGTTTAGTTCAACTTTATCTCAATGTTTGTACTTGGGATGAAAATGATTCcaattgaaagatttttttctgggaTATTTCACCTTTTTGTCTCTGACTGTGGGAGTGAAGTCAAGCAACAGCAGAGATAAACTGTAAAAGCTATTGATGAGGGGTTTTATTGCAGCAATTTTGTGTGTTACACTGCTAAAaggggcccccccccccccccccaaaagaGATCACAATTTTCCTGTTGTTCAGTTGCTCTTTTCAAACCATCTATGTAAATCTggtgaaaatctgcaaaaaatctgcaaatatattttgccagtatttttgtcactgacGTATCAAAGCAGCAGTGTAAACTTATCTGTTTACATATCTGTTATACTTTTTCAAGATTTGGTCATCTAAATGACAAAGTCATGACTTATGATCACCACctcatttactttaaaaacaaagagatgaaTAAGAGACTGAATAAGCTTCCAGTCATTTCAGTCAGCTGTCTGCAGGGTTTAGCATTGTGACTGTTGACTTTAAATTCATCCACCACGAGAGGGCGACTTCAACACTTACTCCTCCATACAGTCAACATGGGTGATGATGAGCTAACATTTGAATGTCCTGAGAGGGGAGCAGCTGTGTGTACTCACTGTCTCTCCACACACAGGGTACACTCGTTGGCATAGGTGTTTCCATCGCTGCCACACACAGGGGCGAGGTTCAGAGGGCACGCCATTATCTCCTCCACATCAGGGCAGGAGGGCTGCcggagagacacacaggagcAGCTGTCACTCCCTTCTTGCCTTACCTCATGAGAAAGACTTTTAGGGAGGAGTTGTCACTTCATTATCAATATTTTGAACATTCACATTTATCCTCCCCAATAAGAACATGACCcaataaaaacctgaaaatagcAGGGgactttttgacaaaattaagcgaatttagaaaaataatttgatgcagaaaaaggcaaaaattgttGCATAGATatttaccagaatgcaggaatttaggtgcccccccccccccccccaatgttGAAACATACTTACGCCCTTGGCTCAATCATCATGATTCACAAATAAATTTCATACAataacacataacacacacttgttttacttttctttctcttataCACAGTCCACACAAAACACCCCCCGACATGCACACAACACACCTTTCTCAGGAGTCCAGAGTTCTCCGTGGCTTCTGTAAAGAAATCAGACGACTTTTGAACccataaatgtataaataattgaCTCCATGCACCATAAATTCCTcctattttctctcttctcttagTGTTATTACACTATAAGGTAGAGTATATTGCTATGTGGCACTGTTATAcatataattttacaaaatgtattgtccctatatataatataaaaaacaatatagtaaaaataatataaaaaagcatCCAAACGCCTAttttatattctatattttacatttgcagaTTTCTCCCAATTCCACTTAAATTCAACATCAATCCACATCAAACCCCCTTTGACAGAATTTTGTtagatttgaaaaatgaaagctTCCAATAGCTGTGAAAACTTTTAACAGGCACTGCATGTTTAATTCTATGGCATCTAAacaaaaaatctctctctctttaaaaatgaatcctTGAACACAAATCTATTAGAGCTctttaataaagtgtttttctttgttaccTGCAGCCACACAGATGAGCAGGAGTCCCAGAAAAACAGCTCTTCCGATCATGATGTCGGTGAATGAATAACTAAAAGTGACAGAAACCTCTGGCAATGtgattgtgtgagtgtgtgggagtgtgtgtgtgtgggaacaCAGCAGGTGAAactggacacacaaacacatgcaaactcTAGAAAGTCATCAGCACACATTAACTCACACCCACCCAAACATACAGTAAACATATCTTTTGTTCAATCATTGGCTACAAACTTCCATCTGACAACAAGCTTTCTACGTCACAACTagacaaacaaaatgcaaaataatcaagttttttttcaaaatgtatgaattttttatttattaataatgtaaaGAGTAACTATACACAATGCGTAACAGACTCAAACAGCTGTTTaatacttaaaaatgtaaacaaataataatattgagCACGAGAAGAGAAAAATCACACACCGTAGTTCTGTCCTGCAAGTCTCTCTTTATCGGTTTCTGCTTTTCATTATTTGACTCATTTCTCTCATTGCATTGGAAGCCTTCGCCTTCGATTTCAAGTTAGATGCAATGCAATGATGCAGCTTCATTTTGTCTGAAATACACCTGTTTTCCAGTGcagagatttgttttttaaattgtctaaTTTACCCAAATCCCTACACATACATCTTTGAGACAACAGGCTATGAAGTCTATAAAGTGCTCACATTTAGCTGAAGGGTTTCCAAGATTTGATATGACACCCGTAATGACAATCTGTCATTAATTTAAACCCTGGATACAAGGTTTTATTTGGACTATAAAGCATTACAAGCACAACTCTAATTGCCGTGGTCCCGTGTTTATGCGTAATCTGGCCTGTCGACTAGCTCTGGAAAAATTCTGAGTGAAGCATCTCAACCTCACGTCTAAAGATTTGAGTTAGTAACAGTACAGTTAACTTCAGTGTGGCAGCTTGATAACAAACAGAGAGATCAGAATTTGGCAACATGactagaagaagaaaaaactggCAGTCTGATGGAGACTGAATGAGGGAGCGCACATTTTACATAGTGTGAGCTTTTTGTGTCCAGCTGCTTATACGATGGATTGAGAACTAAAACTCAAAGCTTTACAAAAACAGTTGCCTCCTCTATGTTATGCTGGTGGATCAAAGATATATATTCAGCTCCATTTGGCACAGATACTGTTTGTTCactccactgtttttttttttttttgacatcacaaAGTTGCAACTGTACATAATATCCACATCGATGCCTGCTCAGGTCTTAAACGCTCCCATCCAGCCCTCACACAGGCACGTAGAAAAGAAACTGGAAAAGCCAGCATCTTTACATCGCCTGGTACGAAAGCTAGAATTTTACCTGCAGTAACATTTCTCATTCGTCTCATTGCCAAAAATCACAGATAGATAcagattttcctcttttttttctcacaacagAACTTTGGATTCCacatatacatactgtatgtgccaATAATCTCACATCAATGAAGCACAATGCCGTCACTTCCAGTCCTTTAACAAGCTGTCGGCATGCTtcggcacacacacagaagtgctGATAGTCCAGGTGTGTGGCCCAGTGGAAAGCATGCAGTATATATTTCCAATGCacttccaagaaaaaaaaaaacagtccaaattCTTCAACGATCTTTCTCTTGAAGTCACAAGCCTGCGATGGTCACCTTGCCTCATTTCGCCTTCAGTTCAATTAAAGAGAGCAGCTGGCCGAGTAAAAACAAGCCAGTGTAGCAGACTGCGCCTTTTGTACAGACATCAAGCAACCACAAGATTTTCT
Proteins encoded in this window:
- the spink4 gene encoding serine peptidase inhibitor, Kazal type 4; amino-acid sequence: MIGRAVFLGLLLICVAAEATENSGLLRKPSCPDVEEIMACPLNLAPVCGSDGNTYANECTLCVERQTTKMDILIAKEESC